One genomic region from Balaenoptera acutorostrata chromosome 1, mBalAcu1.1, whole genome shotgun sequence encodes:
- the LOC103002446 gene encoding elongin-B-like, producing MYVFLMIRRHKTTIFTDAKDSNTLFELKCIIEGILKRPPDKQRMYKDDQLLDHGKTLGECGFTSQTARPQAPATVGLAFRADEAFETLNIEPFSSPPELLDVIKPQDLGSSAHEQALQ from the coding sequence ATGTACGTGTTCCTCATGATCCGGCGCCACAAGACCACCATCTTCACGGACGCCAAGGACTCGAACACCTTGTTCGAGCTGAAGTGCATCATCGAGGGCATCCTCAAGCGGCCACCAGACAAGCAGCGGATGTACAAGGACGACCAGCTTCTGGACCACGGAAAGACATTGGGAGAGTGTGGCTTCACCAGCCAGACAGCACGACCTCAGGCCCCAGCCACTGTGGGGCTAGCCTTCAGGGCAGATGAAGCCTTTGAGACCCTTAACATCGAGCCCTTCTCCAGCCCACCGGAGCTGCTCGATGTGATAAAGCCACAGGACTTAGGAAGCAGCGCTCATGAACAAGCTCTGCAGTGA